A portion of the Eriocheir sinensis breed Jianghai 21 unplaced genomic scaffold, ASM2467909v1 Scaffold424, whole genome shotgun sequence genome contains these proteins:
- the LOC126992239 gene encoding uncharacterized protein LOC126992239 isoform X2, producing the protein MHFCSVQVLAPVYTLKQLLVPPPRSPQVSQPGPPRTSSHSTPVPPAVWRGPVPGGQEDVLPTPGTLSTGVPARPAAHKLPLNTSSSSSLAWTCAWRPRRSPPHTRDHCGRHHRRRELKSTLKTWKADLVLHDGTDSQHGAHSEGGGLGSDLPTGGVCRGGRLTPLPQYLLGGGRGRRRRRPGKEGRNAPHKTQDSSPS; encoded by the exons ATGCACTTTTGCAGTGTGCAGGTTTTGGCTCCAGTCTACACACTGAAACAACTCCTTGTACCTCCGCCTCGCTCTCCACAG GTGTCCCAGCCAGGCCCGCCGCGCACAAGCTCCCACTCAACACCAGTTCCTCCAGCAGTCTGGCGTGGACCTGTGCCTGGCGGCCAAGAAGATGTCCTCCCCACACCAGGGACACTCTCCACAGGTGTCCCAGCCAGGCCCGCCGCGCACAAGCTCCCACTCAACACCAGTTCCTCCAGCAGTCTGGCGTGGACCTGTGCCTGGCGGCCAAGAAGATCGCCTCCCCACACCAGGGACCACTGTGGCCGACATCACCGCCGCAGAGAACTCAAGTCCACGCTCAAGACATGGAAGGCTGACCTGGTGCTTCATGATG GTACTGACAGCCAACACGGTGCACACTCAGAGGGAGGAGGACTGGGATCTGATCTCCCGACTGGTGGAGTCTGCCGGGGCGGGcgccttacccccctccctcagTACCTCcttgggggggggcgggggaggaggaggaggag GCCCGGGAAGGAGGGACGCAACGCACCTCACAAGACACAAGACTCCAGTCCATCCTGA
- the LOC126992239 gene encoding uncharacterized protein LOC126992239 isoform X1: protein MPRLNLKILCPSQARRAQAPTQHQFLQQSGVDLCLAAKKMSSPHQGHSPQVSQPGPPRTSSHSTPVPPAVWRGPVPGGQEDVLPTPGTLSTGVPARPAAHKLPLNTSSSSSLAWTCAWRPRRSPPHTRDHCGRHHRRRELKSTLKTWKADLVLHDGTDSQHGAHSEGGGLGSDLPTGGVCRGGRLTPLPQYLLGGGRGRRRRRPGKEGRNAPHKTQDSSPS from the exons GTGTCCCAGCCAGGCCCGCCGCGCACAAGCTCCCACTCAACACCAGTTCCTCCAGCAGTCTGGCGTGGACCTGTGCCTGGCGGCCAAGAAGATGTCCTCCCCACACCAGGGACACTCTCCACAGGTGTCCCAGCCAGGCCCGCCGCGCACAAGCTCCCACTCAACACCAGTTCCTCCAGCAGTCTGGCGTGGACCTGTGCCTGGCGGCCAAGAAGATGTCCTCCCCACACCAGGGACACTCTCCACAGGTGTCCCAGCCAGGCCCGCCGCGCACAAGCTCCCACTCAACACCAGTTCCTCCAGCAGTCTGGCGTGGACCTGTGCCTGGCGGCCAAGAAGATCGCCTCCCCACACCAGGGACCACTGTGGCCGACATCACCGCCGCAGAGAACTCAAGTCCACGCTCAAGACATGGAAGGCTGACCTGGTGCTTCATGATG GTACTGACAGCCAACACGGTGCACACTCAGAGGGAGGAGGACTGGGATCTGATCTCCCGACTGGTGGAGTCTGCCGGGGCGGGcgccttacccccctccctcagTACCTCcttgggggggggcgggggaggaggaggaggag GCCCGGGAAGGAGGGACGCAACGCACCTCACAAGACACAAGACTCCAGTCCATCCTGA
- the LOC126992239 gene encoding uncharacterized protein LOC126992239 isoform X3, whose translation MSSPHQGHSPQVSQPGPPRTSSHSTPVPPAVWRGPVPGGQEDVLPTPGTLSTGVPARPAAHKLPLNTSSSSSLAWTCAWRPRRSPPHTRDHCGRHHRRRELKSTLKTWKADLVLHDGTDSQHGAHSEGGGLGSDLPTGGVCRGGRLTPLPQYLLGGGRGRRRRRPGKEGRNAPHKTQDSSPS comes from the exons ATGTCCTCCCCACACCAGGGACACTCTCCACAGGTGTCCCAGCCAGGCCCGCCGCGCACAAGCTCCCACTCAACACCAGTTCCTCCAGCAGTCTGGCGTGGACCTGTGCCTGGCGGCCAAGAAGATGTCCTCCCCACACCAGGGACACTCTCCACAGGTGTCCCAGCCAGGCCCGCCGCGCACAAGCTCCCACTCAACACCAGTTCCTCCAGCAGTCTGGCGTGGACCTGTGCCTGGCGGCCAAGAAGATCGCCTCCCCACACCAGGGACCACTGTGGCCGACATCACCGCCGCAGAGAACTCAAGTCCACGCTCAAGACATGGAAGGCTGACCTGGTGCTTCATGATG GTACTGACAGCCAACACGGTGCACACTCAGAGGGAGGAGGACTGGGATCTGATCTCCCGACTGGTGGAGTCTGCCGGGGCGGGcgccttacccccctccctcagTACCTCcttgggggggggcgggggaggaggaggaggag GCCCGGGAAGGAGGGACGCAACGCACCTCACAAGACACAAGACTCCAGTCCATCCTGA